TGTCTCCACTTTACTATTTCTTTACTGTCAACCAAATGGCCGATGCTTTTTATTATATAACACTCCTTAAATTCGGCCTTATTGGGTTATCAGGAGCTTTTAGTTTTAAGCGGCTCTTTACAAAAGTGTCAAGAAGTTTCATCCTATGTCTTTCTACAGGATTTTCTTTGATGAGCTTCGCTACCAGTCAGTTAGAAATTAATACCTGGCTAGATGCCTTTATTCTAGCACCTCTAATCATATTAGGTTTACACCTCTTACTAAGATTCAATAAACGGGGCTTATACTTTTTTAGCCTAACCTGTCTTTTTATCCAAAATTACTATTTTGGTTATATGATGGCTATTTTCCTAACCCTTTACACCATAGTACAATTGATAACTATCAAGGGATGGAAGATTAAGATTCTTCATTTCATAGACTTTGGAATTGTTTCTATACTTGCTGGTTTAAGTAGTGCTGTCATGTTACTGCCTACACTACTTGACTTGACCACACATGGTGAAAAGTTTACAGGTGCGTCAAGTTTGTTGACAGAGTCCACCTATTATTTTGACTTCTTTGCGAAAAATCTCGTTGGAGTTTACGATACTACTAAATTTGGGTCAATCCCTATGATTTATGTGGGAATCTTACCTTTGATTCTTTTTCTACTTTTCTTTATTAGTAGGGAAGTCAAGCTATCATTACGTCTAGGTTATCTCTTATTAGTAGCTTTCTTTATCGCTAGCTTCTACTTACAGCCTCTTGATTTGTTTTGGCAAGGAATGCATGCACCCAACATGTTTCTCCATCGCTATTCTTGGCTCCTATCTCTCCTAATTGTTCTTTTGGCAGGAGAAACACTCAACCGAATTAAAAACTTTTCTTTTAAAAGACTCCTCCTATCTTTCTTAGGATTGAGTACCGCTTACTTACTAACTTGGATTTTCCAATCTCACTATAGCTTCATTGAATCAGTCTCCTGGCTATTAAGCCTAGCATTTCTTCTAGCCTATGCCATTCTATTTATTAGCTATTTTAGACAGCAAATTCCTGGGAGTGTTTTTCGCTGTTTCACCTTCTTATTCTGCATTTTTGAGCTTGCATTAAGTACTTACTATGTTGTTGGAGCTCTGGGAAATGAGTGGGTATTTCCAACTCGTGAAGGCTACCTACGAAATATGTCAGCCATTACAAAACTAGTTTCAGATACTAAGCAAGCAAATAAGACTTTTTACCGTACTGAAAGGTTAGAGGCTCAAACTGGTAACGACAGTATGAAATTCAACTATAATGGTATCTCTCAGTTCTCATCCATTCGAAATACTGCTTCAAGCTCAACACTCGATAGGTTAGGCTTCAAATCTGAAGGGACTAATTTAAACCTACGTTACCAAAATAACACCATTATCGCTGATAGTCTCTTCGGAATAAAATATAATTTATCGAACTTTGACCTTAATAAGTATGGTTTTAATCACGTAACTTCTGAAAAAACAATGGGGCTTTATCAAAATAATAATGCAAGCCAGCTTGCTATCTTAACTGATGGCATTTACAAGAATATTGACTTCGCTGTCAATACGCTTGACAATCAAACTAGCTTGCTAAATGCTCTATCTGGACTTAACTTAACCTATTTTAAACGAGCTCCATCTCAACTTTTTGATCAAGATGCTAAGTCTTTGAATCAGCGCGTGGCTAAAAACGTTAGCAACTCGAATAAAGATTTTGTAACAATCACCTATCGAGTCATCGCTCCACCACATAGTCAACTCTATGTTAGTATTCCTAATATTTCTTGGTCCGATGACAATAACCACTCTCTGTCAATTACTGTAAATGGTGTGACAAGGAATCAAGTTACTGATAATACCTTTGATTTCTTCGATCTTGGCTACTTTGAAACAGAATCAATGGTTACCATCAAACTTAGTTTTCCTGGCAATAAAGCAATATCCTTTGATAATCCTAGTTTTTATGCCCTTGATACTCAAAACTATCAGATAGCTATGGATACTATTAATGAACGTGATAGCAAGGTTACGACGTCAAATAATAAAGTGTTCGTTGATTATAGTAGTAAAACGAATGCCTCACTATTCTTCACCATTCCATACGATAAGGGGTGGACAGCGACCATAAACCATAAAAAAGTTAAGATTCAACGAGCCCAAAAGGGGTTCATGAAAGTCGATGTCCCTAGTGGGAAAGGTAAAGTTGTTCTAACCTTCATTCCCTATGGTCTTAAGACAGGTTTATTGATTAGTCTATTGGCAAGTATCATATTTTGTTGCTACGCTTATTTCATCAGAAAAATAACCGTTATTCAAAAACGCTGATTATCTTAAATAAAATTAAATAGGTCTGGAACAATTGTTCCAGACCTTATTTATCTTTGGGTACAAAAAAACTCAAGCTATACAACTTGAGGTGTCTTATCACTCCGCCAGTAGGACTCGAACCTACGACATCATGATTAACAGTCATGCGCTACTACCAACTGAGCTATGGCGGATA
Above is a window of Streptococcus salivarius DNA encoding:
- a CDS encoding YfhO family protein — protein: MTNKKYQTTSLFYLAAFFIPVIIMIGVLFSQKIYPGSERTILTSDGFHQYVIFATELRNILHEDGSLFYTFTSGLGLNFYALTSYYLGSFLSPLYYFFTVNQMADAFYYITLLKFGLIGLSGAFSFKRLFTKVSRSFILCLSTGFSLMSFATSQLEINTWLDAFILAPLIILGLHLLLRFNKRGLYFFSLTCLFIQNYYFGYMMAIFLTLYTIVQLITIKGWKIKILHFIDFGIVSILAGLSSAVMLLPTLLDLTTHGEKFTGASSLLTESTYYFDFFAKNLVGVYDTTKFGSIPMIYVGILPLILFLLFFISREVKLSLRLGYLLLVAFFIASFYLQPLDLFWQGMHAPNMFLHRYSWLLSLLIVLLAGETLNRIKNFSFKRLLLSFLGLSTAYLLTWIFQSHYSFIESVSWLLSLAFLLAYAILFISYFRQQIPGSVFRCFTFLFCIFELALSTYYVVGALGNEWVFPTREGYLRNMSAITKLVSDTKQANKTFYRTERLEAQTGNDSMKFNYNGISQFSSIRNTASSSTLDRLGFKSEGTNLNLRYQNNTIIADSLFGIKYNLSNFDLNKYGFNHVTSEKTMGLYQNNNASQLAILTDGIYKNIDFAVNTLDNQTSLLNALSGLNLTYFKRAPSQLFDQDAKSLNQRVAKNVSNSNKDFVTITYRVIAPPHSQLYVSIPNISWSDDNNHSLSITVNGVTRNQVTDNTFDFFDLGYFETESMVTIKLSFPGNKAISFDNPSFYALDTQNYQIAMDTINERDSKVTTSNNKVFVDYSSKTNASLFFTIPYDKGWTATINHKKVKIQRAQKGFMKVDVPSGKGKVVLTFIPYGLKTGLLISLLASIIFCCYAYFIRKITVIQKR